Genomic window (Megamonas funiformis):
TTTAAATGCCATTAAAGAAAAATTAATCCATTCACCAACAGGGAAACCTCTAGTTATATTATTGCCTGACCATATGACTTTTGCGATTGAACGTCAATTAGCTTTGGAATTAAAAGATTATGGCGGTTTTACTAGAGCTTATGTCTTAGGCATGAGCAGACTTGCCTATCAAGTATTAATGCGTTGCGGTGGGATACTCCATCCACATCTCAATGAAATCGGTAAGGAATTATTATTATCTAGAGTTTTAAGTTCTACAAAACTCTCTATCTTAGCCAAGGCTGCTCGCCAACATCATTTCACAGCTTCTGTATCACAAATCATTGAAGAATTCAAAACTTCTGGTATCAGCGTTACTACTTTGCAAGATATTTTAGCGCTTATTGATAATGATTCACTCAAACAAAAATTGAGCGATTTGACTTCTATTTACGCTGGTCTTGATGAACAGATGGCTGGTCGTTATCACGATAGCGAAGATATGATGGAACTTGCGATCAAAAAATTACCTGAATGTACATGGCTTCAAGATGCTGAAATCTGGATAGATGGTTTTGATGCTTTCAATCCTCAACATTTTCGCGTAGTCGAACAATTATTAGCATTAGCCAGTGATATTCATTTAACGTTATGCATCAATAATTTAAATGATATTGAACATGAAGCACCTACTGCTTTATTTCATCGCCAATTCAATGTATTTCAACAGATAAATAATATGACTAAAAAATTAGCTATACCTACAAAGATAACTACACTTACAGCAAATCACCGCCATAAACAACAAGATTTAGCCTTTATCGAAGAGCAATTATTTAAATTTCCTTTGACGAAAAGAAATTATACTGGCGGTCTTCAAATAGTCGAAGCACCTAACCGCCGTTTGGAATGTGAAGCTGTCGCCTGTGATATTTTGCGTCTATGTCACGAAGAAAATTATCGCCATTATGATATCGGTATTTTAATCCGCAGTAGTGAAGATTATAGCGAATTATTGCAAGCTGTCTTGAATGATTTTAATATTCCTTATTTCAGCGATAGTAAGCGACAAACTGCTCATCATCCTCTAGCTGAATTAATCCGCTCTAGTCTAGAATCTATTTCTACATGGCAATATGAACCATTATTTCGAGCTTTTAAGACTGATTTCTTCAATGATAAATATTTGCAAACGCTTAAAAATCTCGAAGAAAATACAGATGAAATAAATTTAAATTTGACAGAACAAAAAGCTATCGCTCGTAAAGCTATTGATAAATTAGAAAATTACGTCTTGGCTTTTGGTATTCGCGGTCGCAATCGCTGGTGTGAAGAAAGCGATTGGCGTTTTTCTCATCATAAACAGATTGACTCTATGGGTACAGATCTGGAAGAAGAAGCTAATTTCACTGCTATAAATCTAACTAGACGCAGTTTAGTCGCTCCTTTAGAAAAATTCTACACTGCTTGCCAAAATTCGCAGACTATCGAAGAATATACGCTTGCCCTATATGATTTTCTGCTTGATTTACAAATACCGACTCAATTGCAATTATGGGAAAAAATAGCCCAAGAACAAAATGATATTGCCCTTGCCAAAGAACATCATCAAATCTGGGATAATATCATTGAATTGATGGATCAATTAGTGCAGACATGTGGCAAAGATTATATCAATCTTGAAAATTATTTAAAATTAATCAATGATGGCTTAGATAGTATCCAGATTGCTTTAATACCACCTGGCTATGATTATGTTACACTTGCACCATTTGAGCATAATACTTTAAACAACAAGAAAGCTATTTATATTTTAGGTGCTAATGAAAAAATCATGCCTCGCCATAGTAAAACAGAAGGTATCTTAAGTGATGCTGAACGTTTATTGATGGCAAGTCTAGGGCTGAATATCTCTAGCGGTACAATGGAAGATAATTTTGCCGAAAGATATCTTCTCTACAAAGGCTTTTCCTTAGCTACAGATTATCTTTGGGTATCCTATGCTCTAGCTGACGGTGAAGGAGCTGGACTGAATAAATCCATCTTGATAACTAGATTGCAAAAGATTTTGCCTAAAGCAAAGTTCACAGCCATTCCTCTAGATAAAATAATCTCTTATCCAAGTGATTTTACGCTAGAAGAAAATCCTTTAGATAGCTCATTTGCGATAAAGACCATGCAAGTATCTTCAACAAGAAAGACACTTAGCCATTTGACTTCCGCTCTTCGCCAAGCTCGTGATGGTGAAGATTTAGCGTCATTTTGGCAAGATGTCTATAATTATCTCTTAACTGCTGATGTGCCTTTATCTACAGCACTACAAAGTATTTTCGCCCAAGCACCAAAACCTGTATTGCCATCTGATTTAGCTAGTAAATTATATACGAAACGCAAAACACTTCGTGGCAGTGTAACACGCTTTGAACAATTCTTTAATTGCCCATTCAAACATTTTGCTCATTATGCTCTAAATCTACAAGAACGCAAAGAATTTAAATTTGCCGCTCCAGATTTAGGAATTTTACTCCATGCCATCATGCACCAATTCGGAGAAATCCTCGTGAAGCGACAAATATCATGGCAAGATGTAACTCATGAACAATGTCAACAAATCTGCAAACAAATCATCAAGACAATTGCTCCTAAATTGCAAAATGAAATTCTCTTAAGCTCCAATCGCTATAGACATCTTTTGCAAAGAATTGAGCAATTATCCATTGATTCTTTGATGCGTCTAGTGGAATTTGCCAAACACAGTGAATTTTCACCTAAAGCTTTAGAGCAAGATTTCGGTGCTAATAGCTCCATGCCTCCTTTATTATTCACAGATGAAGATAATCACAAAATAGAAATCATTGGACAGATTGACCGCATTGATTTTAATGATAATTACTATCTAGTCATTGACTATAAATCAGGCAATGCTTTTATTAATCTACTACAAGTATATTATGGCTTGAAATTACAGCTTTTGACTTATCTTTTAGTAGCTCAAAATACTACTTTGCAATTATATAATATGGAAAATGCCATTCCTGCTGGTATTTTATATTGCTTTTTAAAAACACCTGTCATCACAGGTACTAATAAATTATCCGTTCAACAAATTAAAACAGAAATTGAAAAGAAAATGCGTATGCCAGGCTGGGTACTAGCAGATCCAGAAATCATCAAAAAAATTGATGACTCTTCTAATTTTATCAAAGTGCGTTTAAATAAAAATCAAGATGATGTCTCCGCTCAAAGTCGTTCCTATGTAAAAACAGCAGAAGAATTCGATTTATTGATGAAACATATCGAAAATACTTTAAAAGAAGCTGGCAGTGAAATTTTAAAGGGCAATGCTGATATCGCACCGTATAAATTAAAAGATGAAACGGCTTGCAAATACTGTCCATATATCGCCATCTGTCGTTTTGATAAATATATCTCCGGCTATAATTATCGAGAGATAAATCAACTCAATGACGAAGAAATCATTGAAAAATTAAAACAGAAAGAAGGATTTTCATGCCTTGGTCAGCACAGCAACAACAATCTATAAATACTTATGATAAAAATATCCTCGTAGCCGCAGCTGCTGGCTCAGGGAAAACTTCTGTATTAGTAGAGCGTGTAATTCAACGCATTGTGAATAAAACATGCGACATCAATCAAATACTTGTCGTTACTTTCACTAATGCAGCCGCAGCTGAAATGCGTGAACGTATAGCCAGTGCCATCACAGAGAAATTATCCGATAAAGATAAAGAGCGTCAACTCGTATTATTAAACGCTTCTTCAATCTCCACACTTCATGCTTTTTGTCAAAATATCATTCGCCAATATTTCCATCAATTAGGTTTAGATCCTAAATTTCGTCTTGCTAATCCTCAAGAAATTGAATTATTAAAACTCGATGTGCTTGAAGAACTCTTTGAAACGAATTATGACAAAGATGATAATGAAGACTTTCTAGAATTTACTGACACCTATGGCAATGAACGTGGCGATGATAGCACCTATGATATTATCTTAAAACTATATGAATACTCTCGCAGTCAGCCTTTTCCTTTACAATGGCTGAAAGCTCTACCTTCATATTTTCAAATCAATAATGCTGATGAACTCAATGATTGCCCATGGCTACAGATAATCAAAGACAATGTCAAAGATGGTTTAAATATAGCCATAGACAATAGCCAAAAGATGTATCAATTAGCTACAGACTTAAACTTACCACCTTATGCAGATATCGCCAGTGAAGATTTAGCTTTTCTTTATGATTTAAATAACTTAATCGACACTTCATGGCAGGAATTTTTTAATTTAATCAATGAATTTAAATTTAAAGCTCTGCGAATTTCTAAAAAATTCTCTGTAAATGAAGAAGATAAAGCTACCATCTCCGCTCTTCGTGATGAAACTAAGAAAATCATCAAGCAATTAAAAGAGCATTATTTTACGCAAACTATTGAAGATACACTCTCTGATATGCCTCAATTGTATAAACAAGCCAATAGTTTATGTAATATAACCATAGAATTTTCTCAAGCTTTTAGTAAAGCTAAAAATGAACGCTCTTTAGTCGATTTTTCCGACCTTGAACATTTCACTTTGAAATTGCTCACTGAAGAAAATTCTACTGCTGAAAAACTGATACCTTCATCAATCGCCCAGACACTACAAGAAAAATATGTAGAAATCATGGTCGATGAATACCAAGATACAAACGGAGTTCAAGAAGCTATTTTAAATCTAATCGCTTCACGCACTAAACCAAATTTATTTTTTGTCGGCGATGTAAAACAAAGCATTTATAAATTCCGTTTAGCTGAGCCAGAATTATTCTTAGCTAAATATCATCAATATCCTCATGAAGAAGATTGTCTTCGCATTGATTTAGCCCAAAACTTCCGCAGTCGCAAGGAAATCCTTGATGGTGTCAATTTCATCTTTTCCCAAATCATGACTACAAAAGCTGGAGAATTATCTTATGGTAAAGATGAAGCCTTATACTGCGGTTTTGATTATCCTCAAAGTGAATTTTTGACTTTAAAATCACCGATTGAATTAACTTTATTGGACAAACAGCAAAAATTAACTTTAACTGATAATGACGATAGTGATAATGAAGACACTGTACAAGGCTTTCAAGCTGAAGCTAAATATATTGCTCTTCGCATAAAAGAATTGATGAATAAACAGCCCCTTGTCTTTGATAAACATACAAAGACTTATCGCCCTATAAAATGGAAAGATATCGTTATCCTACTGCGTTCTGTTCAAGATAAAGCTAAGATATTAGCTGATGTACTTCGCGAAGATAATATTCCTGTATATGCCACTATTGAAACGGGATATTTCCAAGAAACAGAAGTTCGCATCATGCTTTCATTATTGCAAATAATCGACAATCCGCAACAAGATATACCACTGACTGCGATTTTATACTCACCTATATTTAATTTCACCGTTGAAGATTTAGCTCATATCCGCCTCATCAATCCACAATTAAATATGTATGAAACTTTATTATTCATGACATCTATTAATGAGCTACAAGAACAATTACTCCCTGTAGATAAAAAAGTATTTGCTAAATTGCAGATTAAAGTAAATGATTTTCTAACTAAATTGCATTATTGGCGAGATTATGCTCGCAGTCATAGCGTACCTGAATTAATTTGGTTATTGCTCAATGATACAGGATATTATGATTATGTAGGTGGCTTACCTGAAGGCTCTGTACGCCAAGCAAATTTAAGAGCGCTCTATGATCGAGCTTTCAATTATGAGCAAACTTCTTTCCGCGGTCTTTTCCGCTTCTTGCGTTTTATCCATAAAATGCAACATATGGGAAATGATTTAGCCGTAGCTAGAAATCTAAGTGATAGTGAAGATGTAGTACGTATCATGAGTATTCATAAGAGCAAAGGTCTTGAATTTCCTTTAGTAATTCTTGCTGATATCGGCAAACAATTCAATCTCAAAGATGTTCAAGAAAGTGTTCTCTTTCATAAAAAACTCGGCTTAGGTCTTTATGTAAATGATGTCAAACATCACTATCGCTATCAAAATTTATCTCGCCAGGCTATCATTCAACAAATCGTCAAAGAGTATAAAGCAGAAGAAATGCGTATATTATATGTAGCTATGACTAGAGCTCGTGAAAAACTCATACTCACTGGTACTGTTCGCAATATGGAAAAATTTGCTCAATATGCTTGTTCTCAATTGCAAACAACGACAAAAACTCTACCTGATTATTTCATCATGCAGGCAAAATCATATTTAGATTGGCTAGCTCCTACTATTGCTCGCCATAAAGACGGCTTAGTCTTACGTCAATCAGCTACAAATGAAAGTGCTGTTTTATTAGATGATCCTTCACAATGGCAAATTTCCCTAATCAACTCATTAGATGTCACAGATAAAACTATAATTTCCACTGTAAACGAAGATATCATCAATAAAGTAAAAAAATTACAGCCATTGCCAGCTACAAAGCAAAAAGACAATATTGATAAATTATTGAATTGGTCTTATCCTCATCAAGAGGCATTATCCATTCCAGCAAAGTTATCCGTTACTGAAATCAAACAGCAATTTGCTTCAACCGATTATGCTCCTCAAGATGATAATGCTCAAACGCTATTTGAGGAAACTAGTTTTAAACGACCACAATTTTTACAAAAACAAACAAAAATGACTGCTACAGAATACGGTAGTTTGATGCATACAGTGATGCAACATTTAGATTTCCACGGAGATTTATCCGATAAAGGCATATTAGCCCAACTCCAAAATTTAGCTGATAGAGAAATAATCGATAAACAGCATATAAATAAAATCTACCGCAAAAATATCCGTGAATTTTTATTTTCACCGCTAGGCATGCGTATTCAAAAAGCAAAATCACTGCAAAGAGAATTAGCTTTTAACCGCATGATTAATGCTCAAATTTATTATCCTCAAGCCGAAGATAATGATACTATCTTTATCCAAGGTATTATCGACTTATTAGTAGAAGAAGATGATGGCTTGATTTTATTGGACTATAAAACAGATAATTGCACACAAACAGAAGCTAAGGCAAAATATGCCATGCAAATAGAACTTTATGCTCAAGCAGCCAGTGAAATCATGCGAAAACCGATTAAAGAAAAATATCTCTATCTTTTTCATGATGCTAGCTTGATAAAAATGTAGCTTTAGTTATACAATTAACTAAATCTAATAACTATAAACATATAAAAGGAGATTTTTAATGTATAAATTAATAGCCCTTGATATGGACGGCACTTTATTTAATTCTGACAAACAAATCACTGATAGAACAAAAGAAACTTTGGCTCAAGCTAGAGCTTTAGGTGTAAAAATTGTCCTCGCTTCTGGTAGACCACTTGCTGGACTTCAACCACCACTTCAAGAATTAGATTTAATTCATGAAGGCGAATATGTTTTAAGCTTCAATGGTGCTTTAATCGTTGATGCAAAAACTGGTGAAGCAGTATCTAAATGTATTTTAAAAGGCTCAGATTATAAAAAATTATTTAAATTAGCTCAAGAATTAGGTGTGCATTGCCAAGCCTTCTCTCCTAGTCGTGGCTTAATCACTAACGAAACTAGCCAATATACAGAACATGAAGCTAGTATCAATCAAATTGATATCAATATCATCAATCCTTTAACAGATATCACAGATGAAGAAGATATCATCAAAGTTATGTTCATTGATCCACCAGAAATTTTAGATGAAGCTATCGCTAAACTTCCTACATGGATTAAAGAAGATTTCAATGTATTTAAAAGCGCTCCTTTCTTCTTAGAAATCACTCATAAAGATGTAGATAAAGGTGCTGGATTATTACATCTTGCTGATTATTTAAATATCAAACAATCCGAAACTATGGCATGTGGCGACCAAGGCAATGATTACACTATGATTAAAGCTGCCGGTCTTGGCGTTGCTATGGAAAACGGCATTGATAAAGTAAAAGCTATCGCCGATTATGTAACTGATACAAACGATAATGATGGTGTAGCTAAAGCCATTGAAAAATTTGTTTTAAATAAGTAAAATAACTCAAAATAAATAACCCTCAACAGTTATCAATAAAACAACTATTGAGGGTTATTTTTTATTAATCATTAAATTATAAATTCACAACTATGCTCTACTTGTTAAAATATCCTCATGGGCTCTAGCATATTCCACAATTTGTATAAAGCGCAATCCACCGATAGAATCACGGCTAACTGTAATCCATGTCAAATACATTGGTGTATCAGTCCAACGGAATTTGTCTTTTTTCGTATAATAAGATTCATCACCAAAACAAATAGAAGTCTGTTCTATATTCAACTTACATTGAGTGATTGTATAATAATTAAATTCTGAAGACATTGGCACATTATTTATTTTCTTTTCCTGATAAATAATGATATTCTTATTGATAGAACCGTCTTCGTTTCTTGCATATTTTATGCTATTTGTATCAAAAGCATAATTATAATCTTCTGCAGGTCCAATATCAAAGGCTTGCCAATTATATGTTTGTGTATTCTTTTCTTCACTTTGAGCGAAAGCTACACAAGTATTTACAATCAATAACATCATCAATAAATAAATTACTTTTATTGTTTTATTCATTAAAAATCACAACCTTTTATTTAAATTTATTAACTTAGAAAAGAGGTATTTTATGGCACCAAAATCAACTTGGGAAACTTTTACCTTTGTATCTGGCATTGGTTTTCACTTTGTAATCACTATTGGCGTTTGTATTTTCTTGGGGCAAAAAGCTGATATCTACTTTGACTCTACACCTATTTTCACGTTAATTGGCATCATCTTAGGTGTAATCACCGCTGTTTACACTGCTTATAGAAAAATCAAAGATGTCAATAAATCTTAAGGAGTATCTATGATTAAATATATCGTCAAAGCAGATGTCAAAGAGCAATTAGCTAAAGATTACTTAAAACGCCATGAAAATATATCTTCTACATTATGGAAAAAAATCAAGCGACAAGATGAATTTTTCGTAAATGGTCAAAAAGTTCGTGCTACACAGGCAATAGTAAAACCAAACGACATCATTGAATACAATCTTCCTGTAACTTCCAAAGTAGAAGCTATACAAATACCCTTAAATATTGTCTTTGAAGATGATTATTTCTTAGTCGTGGATAAAATAGCTGGTATGCTCACTCACCCATTGACATTTGAAAATACTCAAACTCTAGCTAATGGCGTGATGTATCATTTTGCTAAAACTAATCAAAATGTAGGCTGTCATCCACTTTATCGTCTTGATAGAAATACTTCTGGCCTCGTCGTTTTTGCTAAAATGCCACAATTACAACATCAATTAGCCAATAACCACCAAAAATTTCAAAGATATTACTATGCATTAGTTCATGGAAAACTCTCACAAAAAGAAGGGCAGATAAATGCACCTATTGGCAGAAAAAAAGATAGTATCATTCTGCATGAAGTCAATGATGAAGGCAAATATGCCATCACCAATTATCGCGTAATCAAAGAATTTGAAAATTATTCTTTAATCAAGCTATGGCTAGAAACAGGGCGAACACATCAAATACGTGTGCATATGTCTTATCTTGGTCATCCATTATTAGGAGATGACCTCTATGGTGGTAAATTAAATTTAATATCTCGCCATGCCCTTCATGCTTATAAATTAAAATTCAATCATCCTTTTACCCATGAAGAAATTTGTATCTCCAGTCCCATGCCAGATGATATGGCAAAATTAATCATAGATTAGGGATTTGCCAATTTATAGGTTTTTCCCCCACAGCTTCTAAAAAAGC
Coding sequences:
- a CDS encoding RluA family pseudouridine synthase, encoding MIKYIVKADVKEQLAKDYLKRHENISSTLWKKIKRQDEFFVNGQKVRATQAIVKPNDIIEYNLPVTSKVEAIQIPLNIVFEDDYFLVVDKIAGMLTHPLTFENTQTLANGVMYHFAKTNQNVGCHPLYRLDRNTSGLVVFAKMPQLQHQLANNHQKFQRYYYALVHGKLSQKEGQINAPIGRKKDSIILHEVNDEGKYAITNYRVIKEFENYSLIKLWLETGRTHQIRVHMSYLGHPLLGDDLYGGKLNLISRHALHAYKLKFNHPFTHEEICISSPMPDDMAKLIID
- a CDS encoding AtpZ/AtpI family protein, with amino-acid sequence MAPKSTWETFTFVSGIGFHFVITIGVCIFLGQKADIYFDSTPIFTLIGIILGVITAVYTAYRKIKDVNKS
- the addB gene encoding helicase-exonuclease AddAB subunit AddB; the encoded protein is MLEFIIGRAGSGKTTACLNAIKEKLIHSPTGKPLVILLPDHMTFAIERQLALELKDYGGFTRAYVLGMSRLAYQVLMRCGGILHPHLNEIGKELLLSRVLSSTKLSILAKAARQHHFTASVSQIIEEFKTSGISVTTLQDILALIDNDSLKQKLSDLTSIYAGLDEQMAGRYHDSEDMMELAIKKLPECTWLQDAEIWIDGFDAFNPQHFRVVEQLLALASDIHLTLCINNLNDIEHEAPTALFHRQFNVFQQINNMTKKLAIPTKITTLTANHRHKQQDLAFIEEQLFKFPLTKRNYTGGLQIVEAPNRRLECEAVACDILRLCHEENYRHYDIGILIRSSEDYSELLQAVLNDFNIPYFSDSKRQTAHHPLAELIRSSLESISTWQYEPLFRAFKTDFFNDKYLQTLKNLEENTDEINLNLTEQKAIARKAIDKLENYVLAFGIRGRNRWCEESDWRFSHHKQIDSMGTDLEEEANFTAINLTRRSLVAPLEKFYTACQNSQTIEEYTLALYDFLLDLQIPTQLQLWEKIAQEQNDIALAKEHHQIWDNIIELMDQLVQTCGKDYINLENYLKLINDGLDSIQIALIPPGYDYVTLAPFEHNTLNNKKAIYILGANEKIMPRHSKTEGILSDAERLLMASLGLNISSGTMEDNFAERYLLYKGFSLATDYLWVSYALADGEGAGLNKSILITRLQKILPKAKFTAIPLDKIISYPSDFTLEENPLDSSFAIKTMQVSSTRKTLSHLTSALRQARDGEDLASFWQDVYNYLLTADVPLSTALQSIFAQAPKPVLPSDLASKLYTKRKTLRGSVTRFEQFFNCPFKHFAHYALNLQERKEFKFAAPDLGILLHAIMHQFGEILVKRQISWQDVTHEQCQQICKQIIKTIAPKLQNEILLSSNRYRHLLQRIEQLSIDSLMRLVEFAKHSEFSPKALEQDFGANSSMPPLLFTDEDNHKIEIIGQIDRIDFNDNYYLVIDYKSGNAFINLLQVYYGLKLQLLTYLLVAQNTTLQLYNMENAIPAGILYCFLKTPVITGTNKLSVQQIKTEIEKKMRMPGWVLADPEIIKKIDDSSNFIKVRLNKNQDDVSAQSRSYVKTAEEFDLLMKHIENTLKEAGSEILKGNADIAPYKLKDETACKYCPYIAICRFDKYISGYNYREINQLNDEEIIEKLKQKEGFSCLGQHSNNNL
- the yidA gene encoding sugar-phosphatase; amino-acid sequence: MYKLIALDMDGTLFNSDKQITDRTKETLAQARALGVKIVLASGRPLAGLQPPLQELDLIHEGEYVLSFNGALIVDAKTGEAVSKCILKGSDYKKLFKLAQELGVHCQAFSPSRGLITNETSQYTEHEASINQIDINIINPLTDITDEEDIIKVMFIDPPEILDEAIAKLPTWIKEDFNVFKSAPFFLEITHKDVDKGAGLLHLADYLNIKQSETMACGDQGNDYTMIKAAGLGVAMENGIDKVKAIADYVTDTNDNDGVAKAIEKFVLNK
- the addA gene encoding helicase-exonuclease AddAB subunit AddA; amino-acid sequence: MPWSAQQQQSINTYDKNILVAAAAGSGKTSVLVERVIQRIVNKTCDINQILVVTFTNAAAAEMRERIASAITEKLSDKDKERQLVLLNASSISTLHAFCQNIIRQYFHQLGLDPKFRLANPQEIELLKLDVLEELFETNYDKDDNEDFLEFTDTYGNERGDDSTYDIILKLYEYSRSQPFPLQWLKALPSYFQINNADELNDCPWLQIIKDNVKDGLNIAIDNSQKMYQLATDLNLPPYADIASEDLAFLYDLNNLIDTSWQEFFNLINEFKFKALRISKKFSVNEEDKATISALRDETKKIIKQLKEHYFTQTIEDTLSDMPQLYKQANSLCNITIEFSQAFSKAKNERSLVDFSDLEHFTLKLLTEENSTAEKLIPSSIAQTLQEKYVEIMVDEYQDTNGVQEAILNLIASRTKPNLFFVGDVKQSIYKFRLAEPELFLAKYHQYPHEEDCLRIDLAQNFRSRKEILDGVNFIFSQIMTTKAGELSYGKDEALYCGFDYPQSEFLTLKSPIELTLLDKQQKLTLTDNDDSDNEDTVQGFQAEAKYIALRIKELMNKQPLVFDKHTKTYRPIKWKDIVILLRSVQDKAKILADVLREDNIPVYATIETGYFQETEVRIMLSLLQIIDNPQQDIPLTAILYSPIFNFTVEDLAHIRLINPQLNMYETLLFMTSINELQEQLLPVDKKVFAKLQIKVNDFLTKLHYWRDYARSHSVPELIWLLLNDTGYYDYVGGLPEGSVRQANLRALYDRAFNYEQTSFRGLFRFLRFIHKMQHMGNDLAVARNLSDSEDVVRIMSIHKSKGLEFPLVILADIGKQFNLKDVQESVLFHKKLGLGLYVNDVKHHYRYQNLSRQAIIQQIVKEYKAEEMRILYVAMTRAREKLILTGTVRNMEKFAQYACSQLQTTTKTLPDYFIMQAKSYLDWLAPTIARHKDGLVLRQSATNESAVLLDDPSQWQISLINSLDVTDKTIISTVNEDIINKVKKLQPLPATKQKDNIDKLLNWSYPHQEALSIPAKLSVTEIKQQFASTDYAPQDDNAQTLFEETSFKRPQFLQKQTKMTATEYGSLMHTVMQHLDFHGDLSDKGILAQLQNLADREIIDKQHINKIYRKNIREFLFSPLGMRIQKAKSLQRELAFNRMINAQIYYPQAEDNDTIFIQGIIDLLVEEDDGLILLDYKTDNCTQTEAKAKYAMQIELYAQAASEIMRKPIKEKYLYLFHDASLIKM